A single window of Archangium gephyra DNA harbors:
- a CDS encoding DsrE family protein: MVGRVFFFLQHATYEPAFQATSMGITAAAMGDEVYFVFAFDALRALVRGSFGLPHTEKELSESARAEGLGVPVPARMLEEARALGAKLVACDTTVRICGYAPEELKGTLDEVMGLASLWRLTAGARTLAL; this comes from the coding sequence ATGGTCGGCCGCGTCTTCTTCTTCCTGCAGCACGCCACGTATGAGCCTGCGTTCCAGGCCACCTCGATGGGCATCACCGCGGCGGCGATGGGGGACGAGGTGTATTTCGTCTTCGCCTTCGACGCCCTGAGGGCCCTGGTGAGGGGCAGCTTCGGTCTGCCGCACACGGAGAAGGAGTTGTCGGAGAGTGCGAGGGCGGAGGGGCTGGGGGTTCCGGTGCCGGCGCGGATGCTGGAGGAGGCGCGGGCGTTGGGGGCGAAGCTGGTGGCGTGCGACACCACGGTAAGAATCTGTGGATACGCGCCGGAAGAGCTGAAAGGGACGCTGGACGAGGTGATGGGGTTGGCGTCGTTGTGGAGACTGACAGCAGGTGCACGCACCCTTGCCCTCTAG
- the nusG gene encoding transcription termination/antitermination protein NusG, which translates to MAMKWYVVHTYSNFENQAKKSLEERIRLEGLQDLFGEILIPMEQVVEMVKGEKKTSRRKFFPGYIFVQMELNDRSWHLVKNTPKITGFPGAAQNEQPTPISDKEVARLTSQISEGTLKPKPKVQFSDGDTVRVIDGPFANFNGTVEEVNAEKGRVKVLVSIFGRATPVELDFMQVEKTTG; encoded by the coding sequence ATGGCGATGAAATGGTACGTGGTCCACACCTACTCGAACTTCGAGAACCAGGCCAAGAAGAGCCTGGAAGAGCGCATCCGGCTCGAGGGGTTGCAGGACCTGTTCGGCGAAATCCTGATTCCGATGGAGCAGGTCGTCGAGATGGTGAAGGGCGAGAAGAAGACGTCCCGGCGCAAGTTCTTCCCGGGCTACATCTTCGTGCAGATGGAGCTCAATGACCGCTCCTGGCACCTCGTGAAGAACACGCCGAAGATCACCGGTTTCCCCGGTGCGGCGCAGAACGAGCAGCCCACGCCCATCTCCGACAAGGAAGTGGCCCGGCTCACCTCGCAGATCTCCGAGGGCACGCTCAAGCCCAAGCCGAAGGTGCAGTTCTCCGACGGCGACACCGTCCGCGTCATCGACGGCCCCTTCGCCAACTTCAACGGTACGGTGGAAGAGGTCAACGCCGAGAAGGGCCGCGTGAAGGTGCTCGTGAGCATCTTCGGCCGCGCCACCCCGGTGGAGCTCGATTTCATGCAGGTGGAGAAGACCACCGGCTAG
- the secE gene encoding preprotein translocase subunit SecE — protein sequence MAAASEASQQANRSGMDPKRLVVIFFLIAGLIFALFLEHVCGLIWARAGWSDPVIIDGVDWQVSTLVGFLLAAGLVVGAYMYPKTHALSIEVASELMKVTWPSWAETKASTVAVIVASVVAAVLLFCIDTLAYNLMVEWIPAIWGKL from the coding sequence ATGGCAGCGGCATCCGAGGCCAGCCAGCAGGCGAACCGTTCAGGGATGGACCCGAAGCGGCTCGTGGTCATCTTCTTCCTCATCGCGGGTCTCATCTTCGCGCTCTTCCTGGAGCACGTCTGTGGCCTCATCTGGGCCCGGGCCGGCTGGAGCGACCCCGTCATCATCGACGGCGTCGACTGGCAGGTCTCCACCCTGGTGGGTTTCCTGCTCGCCGCGGGGCTCGTGGTGGGGGCCTACATGTACCCCAAGACGCACGCCCTCTCGATCGAGGTCGCCTCCGAGCTGATGAAGGTCACCTGGCCTTCCTGGGCGGAGACCAAGGCGTCGACCGTGGCGGTCATCGTCGCCTCCGTCGTGGCGGCCGTGCTCCTCTTCTGCATCGACACCCTCGCCTACAACCTTATGGTTGAGTGGATACCCGCCATCTGGGGGAAGTTGTAA
- the rpmG gene encoding 50S ribosomal protein L33 has product MPKGNRSIISLECTVCKERNYYTTKNKRKSQDKLELSKYCPRDRKHTVHKEGKV; this is encoded by the coding sequence ATGCCCAAGGGTAACCGCAGCATCATCTCGCTCGAGTGCACGGTGTGCAAGGAGCGGAACTACTACACCACCAAGAACAAGCGGAAGAGCCAGGACAAGCTCGAGTTGAGCAAGTACTGCCCCCGCGACCGGAAGCATACCGTCCATAAGGAAGGTAAGGTCTAG
- the rplK gene encoding 50S ribosomal protein L11: MKKVTGQVKLQIPAGKANPAPPIGPALGQQGVNIMEFCKQFNAKTQAEAKEGLIIPVIITVYADRSFTFILKTPPAAVLIKKAAGLHTEKKKGSGAKKPGKEKVGQITQKQLEEIAKKKIDDTTAGSLEAAKRTIAGTARSMGIEVV; encoded by the coding sequence ATGAAGAAGGTCACAGGACAGGTCAAGCTGCAGATTCCCGCCGGTAAGGCGAACCCCGCTCCGCCGATCGGCCCCGCGCTCGGTCAGCAGGGCGTGAACATCATGGAGTTCTGCAAGCAGTTCAACGCCAAGACCCAGGCGGAGGCCAAGGAAGGTCTGATCATCCCGGTCATCATCACCGTGTATGCGGATCGCTCCTTCACCTTCATCCTGAAGACGCCTCCCGCGGCCGTCCTCATCAAGAAGGCGGCGGGCCTGCACACCGAGAAGAAGAAGGGCTCGGGCGCCAAGAAGCCGGGCAAGGAGAAGGTGGGGCAGATCACCCAGAAGCAGCTCGAGGAGATCGCCAAGAAGAAGATCGACGACACGACCGCCGGTTCTCTGGAGGCCGCCAAGCGCACCATCGCTGGCACCGCGCGCTCCATGGGCATCGAAGTCGTCTGA
- a CDS encoding protein-disulfide reductase DsbD family protein translates to MLHLRRITSLAAALVALVSTQVHAEGQVDPATLYEVSTEGTSAKVKAGEQGVFVLSIKSKPGAHVSDEAPLKLELKGGAQLAPAQEKLALKDSVAKKAQGQQFVDPRFEVPFKATAAGKGTLEAKLTFFICSEQLCARQQKTFSLPVEVL, encoded by the coding sequence ATGCTGCACTTGCGACGCATCACCTCCCTGGCCGCCGCGCTGGTGGCCCTTGTCAGCACCCAGGTCCACGCCGAGGGCCAGGTGGATCCGGCCACCCTCTATGAGGTGAGCACGGAGGGCACCTCCGCGAAGGTGAAGGCGGGGGAGCAGGGCGTGTTCGTGCTGTCCATCAAGAGCAAGCCGGGGGCCCACGTCTCCGACGAGGCGCCGCTGAAGCTGGAGCTCAAGGGAGGCGCGCAGTTGGCGCCCGCCCAGGAGAAGCTGGCGCTGAAGGACTCGGTGGCCAAGAAGGCGCAGGGGCAGCAGTTCGTGGATCCCCGCTTCGAGGTGCCGTTCAAGGCCACGGCGGCTGGCAAGGGCACGCTGGAGGCGAAGCTGACGTTCTTCATCTGCTCGGAGCAGCTGTGTGCCCGCCAGCAGAAGACGTTCTCCCTGCCCGTCGAGGTTCTCTAG
- the rlmB gene encoding 23S rRNA (guanosine(2251)-2'-O)-methyltransferase RlmB, giving the protein MRQRSSRGSERGERGEQRGERGGGRERGAERERSEQRYVYGVNPVLESLRAHAERVERLFVTEGQLAAKAAAEIFSRARDCGIRVERVPRERLAAMADGGVHQGVVAELRGFEYAELEDLLEAAEKSGRPALLVVLDGIQDPHNFGAIIRSAHAMGAHGVVIAKDRAVPVTGVVAKASAGAVEHCPIARVVNLSRTLEELKEAGVWIAAADPHSNQPLWSARLDGPLALVVGAEGAGVRQGVLEHCDFRLGIPMLGQVGSLNASVSAAILLYEAARQRGTSRPAAGS; this is encoded by the coding sequence GTGCGCCAGCGATCGTCCAGGGGCAGTGAGCGCGGGGAGCGTGGAGAACAGCGGGGGGAGCGTGGGGGAGGGCGCGAGCGCGGCGCGGAGCGTGAACGGAGCGAGCAGCGCTACGTCTACGGGGTGAACCCGGTGCTCGAGTCCCTGCGGGCGCACGCGGAGCGGGTGGAGCGCCTCTTCGTCACCGAGGGGCAGCTCGCCGCGAAGGCGGCGGCGGAGATCTTCAGCCGCGCGAGGGACTGTGGCATCCGGGTGGAGCGGGTGCCCCGGGAGCGGCTGGCGGCGATGGCCGATGGCGGTGTGCACCAGGGCGTGGTGGCCGAGCTGCGGGGCTTCGAATACGCGGAGCTGGAGGATCTGCTGGAGGCGGCCGAGAAGAGCGGGCGTCCCGCGTTGCTGGTGGTGCTGGACGGCATCCAGGATCCGCACAACTTCGGGGCGATCATCCGTTCAGCGCATGCGATGGGGGCGCACGGGGTGGTCATCGCCAAGGACCGGGCGGTGCCGGTGACGGGGGTGGTGGCCAAGGCCTCCGCGGGGGCGGTGGAGCACTGTCCCATCGCGCGGGTGGTCAACCTCTCGCGGACGCTGGAGGAGTTGAAGGAGGCCGGGGTGTGGATCGCCGCGGCGGACCCTCACTCGAACCAGCCCCTGTGGAGCGCCCGGCTGGACGGGCCATTGGCCCTGGTGGTGGGGGCCGAGGGAGCAGGCGTGCGCCAGGGCGTGCTGGAACACTGCGACTTCCGGCTGGGGATTCCGATGCTCGGTCAGGTCGGTTCCCTGAATGCGTCCGTTTCTGCGGCGATTCTGTTATACGAGGCCGCCCGGCAGCGGGGGACGTCACGTCCTGCTGCCGGAAGTTGA
- a CDS encoding RimK family alpha-L-glutamate ligase, protein MKITILSRSASISSTKRLVEAGRARGHQVRVLNPVRVEMHLDGQRANLYYRRRKLSPCDVVIPRIAQSISNYGLAVVNQFAMCGVPLVNTARAIAESRNKMRSLQLLSAHGIDIPATVMARDAADLKAMVGLVGGVPVLVKLLQGQEKHGVMVCESLQSLEAALEAILGLGHNLVVQQYVQNKGQDVRVVVVGGRAVAAVRRRPRVGRLSYTLNRGARLERIELTESQRKAAERTATLVGLEVAAVDLLDVQEGHPKVFEVNSSPALPEMEAATGLDLAGIIIQRAEELAAGGPRVGLPEPEPRAPARRKRKPKPSVGEA, encoded by the coding sequence ATGAAGATCACCATCCTCTCGCGCTCCGCCTCCATTTCATCCACCAAGCGTCTGGTCGAGGCCGGGCGCGCGAGAGGGCACCAGGTGCGTGTGCTCAACCCGGTCCGGGTGGAGATGCACCTGGATGGGCAGCGCGCCAACCTCTACTACCGGCGCCGCAAGCTGTCCCCGTGCGACGTGGTCATCCCGCGCATCGCCCAATCCATCAGCAACTACGGCCTGGCGGTGGTGAACCAGTTCGCCATGTGCGGGGTTCCGCTGGTGAACACCGCGCGGGCGATCGCCGAGTCGCGCAACAAGATGCGCTCGTTGCAGCTGTTGTCGGCGCACGGCATCGACATCCCGGCGACGGTGATGGCGCGTGACGCCGCGGACCTCAAGGCCATGGTGGGCCTGGTGGGCGGCGTGCCGGTGCTGGTGAAGCTGCTGCAGGGCCAGGAGAAGCACGGGGTGATGGTGTGCGAGAGCCTCCAGTCCCTGGAGGCGGCGCTCGAGGCCATCCTCGGGCTGGGGCACAACCTGGTCGTCCAGCAGTACGTGCAGAACAAGGGACAGGACGTGCGGGTGGTGGTGGTGGGAGGCCGGGCGGTGGCGGCGGTGCGGCGCCGTCCGAGGGTGGGCCGGCTGTCCTACACGCTCAACCGGGGCGCCCGGCTGGAGCGCATCGAGTTGACGGAGTCCCAGCGGAAGGCGGCGGAGCGGACGGCGACGCTGGTGGGGTTGGAGGTGGCGGCGGTGGACTTGCTGGACGTGCAGGAGGGGCACCCCAAGGTGTTCGAGGTGAACAGCTCGCCGGCGCTCCCGGAGATGGAGGCGGCCACGGGGCTGGATCTGGCGGGCATCATCATCCAGCGCGCCGAGGAGCTGGCGGCCGGGGGTCCGAGGGTGGGGCTGCCGGAGCCGGAGCCACGTGCCCCGGCCCGGCGCAAGCGGAAGCCCAAGCCCTCCGTGGGCGAGGCATGA
- a CDS encoding HAD family hydrolase gives MGAMRPTVLLFDIDGTLVTTGGAGRRSMALAFQALHGRLDACDSFSMSGMTDRAIVRKGLDFIGVHPSSDAISAVIDSYLHHLAQEVPLVDERDYRIYPGMREAVDAALSRPGFAVGLGTGNVRQGARIKLERVRIHDRFSFGGFGCDHEDRVELIRHGAQSGAKLLGAPLQECRVVVIGDTPKDVAAAKGIGATCIGVGTGSFSPDALLSCGADYAFADFSAREALAALLDGR, from the coding sequence ATGGGGGCCATGCGCCCCACCGTGCTCCTCTTCGACATCGATGGCACCCTCGTCACCACTGGAGGTGCCGGCCGCCGCTCCATGGCGCTCGCCTTCCAGGCCCTCCACGGCCGCCTCGATGCCTGTGACTCCTTCAGCATGTCCGGCATGACCGACCGCGCCATCGTCCGCAAGGGGCTCGACTTCATCGGCGTCCACCCCTCCTCCGACGCCATCTCCGCCGTCATCGACTCCTACCTCCACCACCTCGCCCAGGAGGTCCCCCTCGTCGACGAGCGCGACTACCGCATCTATCCCGGCATGCGCGAGGCCGTCGACGCCGCCCTCTCCCGTCCTGGTTTCGCCGTCGGCCTCGGCACCGGCAACGTCCGCCAGGGCGCTCGCATCAAGCTCGAGCGCGTCCGCATCCATGACCGCTTCTCCTTCGGCGGCTTCGGCTGCGACCACGAGGACCGCGTCGAGCTCATCCGCCATGGCGCCCAGTCCGGCGCGAAACTCCTCGGCGCACCCCTTCAGGAGTGCCGCGTCGTCGTCATCGGCGATACCCCCAAGGACGTCGCCGCCGCCAAGGGCATCGGCGCCACCTGCATCGGCGTCGGCACCGGCAGCTTCTCCCCCGACGCCCTCCTCTCCTGCGGCGCTGACTACGCCTTCGCCGACTTCTCGGCCCGCGAAGCGCTCGCCGCCCTGCTCGACGGCCGCTGA
- the tuf gene encoding elongation factor Tu, protein MSKEKFDRSLPHVNIGTIGHVDHGKTSLTAAITKVLAKTGGATFLAYDQIDKAPEERERGITISTAHVEYKTKNRHYAHVDCPGHADYVKNMITGAAQMDGAILVVSAADGPMPQTREHILLARQVGVPYIVVFLNKVDMLDDPELRELVEMEVRDLLKKYDFPGDSIPIVPGSALKALEGDTSEIGEQSILKLMEAVDSYIPTPQRATDKPFLMPVEDVFSIAGRGTVATGRVERGIIKVGEEIEIVGLRPTQKTVVTGVEMFRKLLDEGRAGDNIGALLRGLKREDLERGQVLSKPGSITPHTKFKAQIYVLSKEEGGRHTPFFKGYRPQFYFRTTDVTGTVKLPDNVEMVMPGDNIAIEVELITPVAMEKELRFAVREGGRTVGAGVVAEIIA, encoded by the coding sequence ATGTCCAAGGAAAAGTTCGACAGAAGCTTGCCGCACGTCAACATCGGCACCATCGGCCACGTTGACCACGGCAAGACGTCCCTCACGGCGGCCATCACCAAGGTGCTGGCGAAGACCGGCGGCGCGACCTTCCTCGCGTACGATCAGATCGACAAGGCTCCCGAGGAGCGCGAGCGCGGCATCACCATCTCGACCGCGCACGTGGAGTACAAGACGAAGAATCGTCACTACGCCCACGTCGATTGCCCCGGTCACGCCGACTACGTGAAGAACATGATCACGGGCGCGGCGCAGATGGACGGCGCCATCCTCGTGGTGTCGGCCGCCGACGGCCCGATGCCCCAGACGCGTGAGCACATCCTGCTCGCCCGCCAGGTCGGCGTCCCCTACATCGTGGTCTTCCTGAACAAGGTCGACATGCTGGACGACCCAGAGCTGCGTGAGCTCGTGGAGATGGAAGTCCGCGACCTGCTCAAGAAGTACGACTTCCCGGGCGACAGCATCCCCATCGTCCCGGGCTCGGCCCTCAAGGCCCTCGAGGGTGACACCTCGGAGATCGGCGAGCAGTCCATCCTCAAGCTGATGGAGGCGGTGGACAGCTACATCCCCACCCCGCAGCGCGCCACGGACAAGCCCTTCCTGATGCCGGTGGAGGACGTGTTCTCCATCGCCGGCCGCGGTACGGTGGCCACCGGCCGCGTGGAGCGCGGCATCATCAAGGTGGGCGAGGAAATCGAGATCGTGGGTCTGCGTCCGACGCAGAAGACGGTCGTCACGGGCGTGGAGATGTTCCGCAAGCTGCTGGACGAGGGCCGCGCGGGCGACAACATCGGCGCGCTGCTGCGTGGTCTGAAGCGTGAGGACCTCGAGCGCGGCCAGGTGCTCTCCAAGCCGGGCAGCATCACCCCGCACACCAAGTTCAAGGCGCAGATCTACGTCCTCTCGAAGGAGGAGGGTGGCCGTCACACCCCGTTCTTCAAGGGATACCGCCCGCAGTTCTACTTCCGCACCACGGACGTGACTGGCACGGTGAAGCTGCCGGACAACGTCGAGATGGTGATGCCCGGCGACAACATCGCCATCGAGGTGGAGCTGATCACCCCTGTGGCCATGGAGAAGGAGCTGCGCTTCGCTGTTCGCGAGGGTGGCCGTACCGTGGGCGCCGGCGTCGTGGCCGAGATCATCGCCTAG
- the rplA gene encoding 50S ribosomal protein L1: MPQTGKKFRAAVAKVDRNKRYTIADGFALLKETTATRATKFDQTVEVALNLGVDPKHADQMVRGAVVLPHGTGATVRVAVFAKGERATEAEGAGADVVGGDELAKRIEGGFLDFDTVIATPDMMGVVGRLGKVLGPRGLMPNPKVGTVTMDVAKAVRDAKGGKVEFRAEKAGIVHVKVGKASFTPEKLTENFNTLVDLVMKLKPATAKGVYLKGVAISATMSPGIKIDTNEILARHR; encoded by the coding sequence ATGCCTCAGACCGGTAAGAAGTTCCGCGCGGCCGTCGCGAAGGTGGACCGCAACAAGCGCTACACGATCGCCGATGGTTTCGCCCTCCTGAAGGAGACCACGGCCACCCGCGCCACCAAGTTCGACCAGACCGTCGAAGTGGCGCTCAACCTCGGCGTGGACCCGAAGCACGCGGACCAGATGGTCCGTGGCGCCGTGGTTCTCCCGCACGGCACGGGTGCCACGGTGCGCGTGGCCGTGTTCGCCAAGGGCGAGCGCGCCACCGAGGCCGAGGGTGCTGGCGCCGACGTGGTGGGCGGCGACGAGCTGGCCAAGCGCATCGAGGGCGGCTTCCTCGATTTCGACACCGTCATCGCCACCCCGGACATGATGGGTGTGGTCGGCCGCCTCGGTAAGGTGCTCGGTCCCCGTGGCCTCATGCCCAACCCCAAGGTGGGCACGGTGACCATGGACGTGGCCAAGGCCGTCCGTGATGCCAAGGGCGGTAAGGTGGAGTTCCGCGCCGAGAAGGCCGGCATCGTCCACGTCAAGGTCGGCAAGGCCTCCTTCACCCCGGAGAAGCTCACCGAGAACTTCAACACCCTGGTGGACCTGGTGATGAAGCTCAAGCCGGCCACCGCCAAGGGCGTCTACCTCAAGGGCGTGGCCATCTCCGCCACCATGAGCCCGGGCATCAAGATCGACACCAACGAGATCCTCGCCCGCCACCGGTAG
- the cglB gene encoding adventurous gliding motility lipoprotein CglB produces MRAKLTLLRALVLGTVGGVLATGCQTYDFEPVEPLAISQTTETRDIRARNAKPNLMMLVDTSGSMTLPVDENRRDSAGTYVCRRGGTATGEICGASESFPCDTTTSPANPAGRCPTRWTSLQVAMNSFLTSSGSIARFGLATYPDLKADTVYKCGGTAGITVGLPTTDSDDDTTLKDKATEVNGKLLAIKNASSSAADQKPQGGTPTNESLRYMLTLPELKTDARSNFVLLLTDGLPNCNDEFPTPYPNAGCSCTLGNLSGTSLCSYDPYDKLGCLDKTGSVAAVKALKDANIQTIVIGFGAELATGAGTDVLNAMAQEGGFSRTCTVNADCGTGDTCDSASGRCGRRFYQAANADELVAALRKISETIQDANPCLVTFDAGQAPTSQELVVVYVNGERLSSGADTWSLTSEGLRFTGATCDRINASTSANPVKIEVRAVQRR; encoded by the coding sequence ATGCGCGCCAAGCTGACTCTCCTGAGGGCCCTTGTATTGGGCACGGTCGGTGGTGTTCTCGCCACCGGTTGCCAGACGTATGACTTCGAGCCGGTGGAGCCACTGGCCATCTCGCAGACGACGGAGACGCGCGACATCCGGGCGCGCAATGCCAAGCCGAACCTGATGATGCTGGTGGACACGTCCGGTTCGATGACGCTGCCGGTGGACGAGAATCGCCGGGATTCGGCGGGGACGTATGTGTGCCGGCGGGGTGGCACGGCGACGGGTGAGATCTGCGGCGCGAGCGAGTCCTTCCCGTGTGATACGACCACGAGCCCGGCCAACCCGGCGGGCAGGTGCCCCACGCGTTGGACGTCGCTGCAGGTGGCGATGAATTCCTTCCTCACCAGCAGCGGCTCCATTGCGCGCTTCGGACTGGCCACCTACCCGGACCTGAAGGCGGACACTGTCTACAAGTGTGGTGGCACGGCCGGAATCACCGTCGGTCTCCCGACCACGGACTCGGATGACGACACCACGCTCAAGGACAAGGCCACGGAAGTGAACGGCAAGCTGCTGGCCATCAAGAACGCCTCGTCCTCGGCGGCGGACCAGAAGCCGCAGGGTGGTACGCCCACCAATGAGAGCCTCCGGTACATGCTCACGCTGCCGGAGTTGAAGACGGATGCCCGCTCCAACTTCGTGCTGCTGCTGACGGACGGCCTTCCCAACTGCAACGATGAGTTCCCGACTCCCTATCCGAACGCGGGCTGCAGCTGCACGCTGGGCAACCTGAGCGGTACGTCCCTGTGCTCGTACGATCCGTACGACAAGCTGGGCTGCCTCGACAAGACGGGCTCGGTGGCGGCGGTGAAGGCGCTGAAGGACGCGAACATCCAGACCATCGTCATCGGCTTTGGAGCGGAACTGGCCACCGGAGCGGGCACGGACGTGCTCAACGCCATGGCCCAGGAGGGTGGTTTCTCGCGCACCTGCACGGTGAACGCGGACTGCGGCACGGGTGACACGTGTGACTCGGCCAGTGGCAGGTGCGGCCGCCGTTTCTACCAGGCGGCCAACGCGGACGAGCTGGTGGCGGCGCTGCGGAAGATCAGCGAGACCATCCAGGATGCGAATCCCTGCCTGGTGACCTTCGATGCCGGCCAGGCGCCCACCTCCCAGGAGCTGGTGGTGGTGTACGTCAACGGCGAGCGCCTCTCCTCGGGGGCGGACACCTGGTCCCTGACGTCCGAGGGGCTCCGCTTCACGGGCGCCACGTGTGATCGCATCAATGCCTCCACGTCGGCCAATCCGGTGAAGATCGAGGTTCGCGCCGTTCAGCGTCGTTAG
- a CDS encoding HEAT repeat domain-containing protein, which produces MPFSPQPFPARTASHRRPYASSLASTCALAALLLTGSSHLGAASAALMPPSAPSAPQPRGSLHEEILRLLDSPDALPREADWARLGPEALSELLGIVTHPRSSEPQRSRAVAALAVVAHPEASLRLQEMLRSPVSAVRAAATLALGRRSGLEAVPVLAPLLADPNEQVRATAAQTLGRVGGAEVRKALEERLPVEESLAVREAIQQGLSYIEP; this is translated from the coding sequence ATGCCTTTCTCCCCACAGCCCTTCCCGGCCCGCACCGCCTCGCACCGCCGGCCGTACGCCTCCTCACTGGCGTCCACGTGTGCGCTCGCCGCGTTGCTCCTGACGGGCTCCTCCCACCTCGGCGCGGCCTCCGCGGCCCTGATGCCGCCCTCCGCCCCCAGCGCTCCTCAGCCCCGCGGCTCGCTCCATGAGGAGATCCTCCGCCTGCTCGACAGCCCCGACGCGCTCCCGCGTGAAGCCGATTGGGCCCGGCTCGGTCCCGAGGCCCTCTCCGAGCTCCTCGGGATCGTCACCCACCCGCGCTCCTCCGAGCCCCAGCGCTCCCGCGCCGTCGCCGCCCTGGCCGTCGTCGCCCACCCCGAGGCCTCCCTGCGCCTCCAGGAGATGCTCCGCAGCCCCGTCTCCGCCGTCCGCGCCGCCGCTACCCTCGCGCTCGGCCGCCGCTCCGGGCTCGAGGCCGTTCCCGTCCTGGCTCCCCTCCTCGCGGATCCCAATGAGCAGGTGCGCGCCACCGCCGCGCAGACCCTCGGGCGCGTCGGTGGGGCCGAGGTCCGCAAGGCCCTGGAGGAACGGCTTCCCGTCGAGGAGAGCCTCGCCGTTCGCGAGGCCATCCAGCAGGGGTTGAGCTACATCGAGCCGTAG